AGACCCACGAGGGGACAAATCAGCACATATGGATTTCTGAAATTTGAGAACCTTGACATGGCTCACCGCGCTAAGCTTAGTATGTCTGGAAAAGTAGTGGGCCGGAACCCTATAAAGATAGGTTATGGGAAAGCAACTCCCACCACGCGCCTGTGGGTGGGTGGACTTGGACCCTGGGTTCCTTTAGCTGCCCTGGCGAGAGAGTTTGATCGTTTTGGCACTATACGGACCATAGACTACAGAAAGGGGGACACTTGGGCTTACATTCAGTATGAAAGTTTGGACGCTGCACaagcagcatgcacacacatgagGGGCTTCCCGCTGGGAGGTCCAGAGAGGAGACTGAGAGTTGACTTTGCTGACACTGAGCATCGTTACCAGCAGCAGTTCCTGCAGCCTCTCCCAATACCACCGTTTGACATGGTGGCAGAGTCGTTTGTCCACCGTGCCACTCCTGAACCTCTGAGGGTCAGGGAACGGACTCCACCGCCGCTTCACTTCAGGGAAAGAGAGCTCTTTCCTGGAACTGAGTGGCCCAACCCAGCGATTCGTGATCGGGTACGAGCCTCACCCTTTGAGCCCCTGGAGCACTTGGAGCGCGAGAGGCGGGCACGGGAGCCCTGGTCTTTGGAACGAGAGCTGCAGGGACGGGAAGCCGTACGCAAGCGGCGTGTAATGGAGGACGGGCGCCATATAGACCACTCTCCTGACAGCACTGAGAGGACAGTAAGGCGTAGGCGTGCTTCTCCAGATGCTAGTCCTGGAGGTagcagcagagatggaggacgCTTCAGTGACTCAGAGCGCCCTGTGCGGGGTGAGAGGCCTTCCCCCACACGAGAACATCACAGCGCACTGGAAAGAGGTGGGGCTGAACGGAGACTCAAAAATCAGAGCCTCTCTGACAAGGGACCTCCAAGCAGCAGTGTTTTGGCTGTTGGGGAGCGCAAGCGCAAAGCAGGTGATGGCGGCAAGGGGATGAACAAAAGAGAACGTTCTGAGGGCAGCGCCAAGGGAGGCCAGCCATCCAAACCAGACGGCACGAAACTCGGTTTGGCCTGGCACGGCATGCTGTTGCTCAAGAATAGCAACTTCCCAGCCAACATGCACCTGCTGGAGGGTGACCACAACGTGGCCAGCGACCTGCTTGTTGACGGCACAACGGGGAGGCAGGTGAGCGAGCTAAAGATCACCCAGCGTCTCCGTCTGGACCAGCCCAAGCTCGACGAGGTGTCCCGGCGCATCAAGGTGGCGGGTCCCGGCGGCTACGCCATCCTGCTGGCAGTTCCTGGTGCCACAGAGGATACATCTTCAACTGACCCTGCAGCCTCAACTCAGCGGCCGCTTCGCAACCTGGTGTCCTACCTCAACCAAAAACAAGCAGCTGGAGTCATCAGTCTGCCTGTGGGGGGGAGCAGAGATAAAGACAACACAGGGGTTCTTCATGCTTTCCCTCCCTGTGATTTCTCCCAGCAGTTCCTGGATTCCTCTGCCAAAGCTCTGGCTAAAAGTGAAGAGGACTATCTGGTCATGATTGTGGTTCGCGGAGCATCTTGAAAAAGTCAGAACACACTAAGTTCAAgtggtgttaaaaaaaaaaaaaaagaaaaaaagaaaaagaaagaaatgtctgCTGTATGTCAGTAACTATTGCATGCTGTGTGTTCTGCATTATGGGGTACACTAGTATGGTTCTTGAGTACTTTGTATGTTGCCATGTAATCCACTCTAAGGACAAACGGTGCCCTCCCACAAAACTAAAaggaagtgtgtttttgaaattcTTCTTTTAAGGGAGAATGACATGCTCTCCAGGTCATAAACCTGCAGTAATTCAGTActgtaaaacagtaaaatatgaGGAGCATTTGTTGAataaatttcagtttcatttaagaAACAGGTTTCACAGGTTTAAAATCTTAGCTTCCCAACTCGACTACAAGAAAACTGGCAAATTTAGAAATGCGGTGAGCAGACACAGTAACACCTCCACTACAATAAAATGGGCCTCACAAGCTATTAGTGCTGAAGCCACATCTCTCTGATGCAGTCTTAACAAAAGCTGAAAATTACAAGCTGAACAAAGGTCACGTTTGTTTCTGGGCTAATGTGCTGTATCACCTGAGACTGTGTCGGTGTTATTGTGTCTACCTGCTGCACAGGTATTTACTCaagggaaacagaaaacatccaaTTTCAAAGCTTTGAATTGCAATGCAATAATATGTCTACTATAATCACTTTCTGATGGATGGAGACAAAGGTGTGCATGACATTTTCTGAGCTGGAGGTTTTGCTGAAGGTGTAGTGAAGGATTTGGTACTGCAGTTTCAAAGCTCATCTCTTTGGAGAAAGACTCCTGGTAACATTTTGAAGGTCAAAACATGTTGTACCACAACTCCACACCACACTCAATTCACCagatgagggtttttttttgttttttttgcccctCTCGCCTTCCCCGGCTAACCACCTGATGACAACAATATGGCTGACAAAGCCTGGTGAATGGAGTGTGGTGCACTGAAGAAGAGTTGTGAGCTGCAGACTTTAAAACCTCTCTAGATAAACATGACACATTTCAGTTACTTGTGTTGTGACTTGTGTTTGAAGAATGACAAATTATGACCAGGATCATGATTTGAATTCGAGCAAATCTTCAATTAATGTGTTCCTCAACATCGGAATACCAAATTGCAGGATAGACAATGAAGCGGGTGTGTGTCCACTGGTAAAACTAAATTAAGTCACCTCGATGTGGAATGCCGAATACTAACAGATGTGAGATTTTTGCCCAGGGAACAGCCCATAACACGATACGCATAGCATAGTGAAGCAAATACtaacatgtttttcatattttttacttcGCATTTTACTTTGTGCATCCCTACCTTAGAAATGGTTGTGTAATGTGATCTATGAAAAACTACAGTAGTAATGGATAAAAAGCTTAGagagttttgtgttgtttcatttatttctctgaaACCAGTAGCTCCTCCGAGAATAATGACATTCAGTATCAGTAAAACGTTGGTTCAAAGCAACAGAACTCTGCTATTTGTTCAGTAGGTTCGgtttgtgtcattttacagttttagAAACATTTTTACAGTTAATATTTAAAGTTAAAAGGTCTAAATTGGACAGTATTTTACTCATGCCTGCCAACATGTTCCCAAGGCCGACTTACCGTATTTTGTTCTGCCACTGTATGTTTGTCATGCAATAGTAACCCACCCTGAGTTATAATttgctgagtttttttttaatatgtattGAAAACAAATATGTCGAAAAATTGTCATGTGTGAACGTCGCACCCACTTCACCGCTGGACTCCAGAGGAGACGAGTGCAGAGCTGAGATGCTCTGCACAGAAGGCAACCTAGTGTTTGTGGGTCCTCACTAATGAGGCAACTTTTAAGTTGTGTGTCCCATCTGCACCTGTGATGACTTCTGTTTTAAATGGAAAATTGAGCAATGTACACTTTGATGTCATGGGAAAGGAAAATCCGTAGAGCCCATGCGAAGCTGTTCACATACCTGCAAGTGCATTTGGGCACTTAATGTGACCGATTATCAATAAATTGTTCATTTGAAGGGAATCATGTTTCTTCGATGGAAGTGAATTGAAGAAACAAGCTGCCATGCCTTATTGTGTTTCGAAGGAGTTGTCACTTGAAATTTTGTTTCTGCACACCAAAAAGGGAGACGATTTGCAGTTTGTTTAGCACCAGTGACGAGAGACCTCTGTGCTGCGCGAGGATCGCTGTTTGCTGACAGGCCTGTTCTGAGCTCCTAAGTTGGCCATCTTAAATTACTCCCCCACGAGCCACTGTTAAACCCTCAACTGTTCCTGTTGGCATGTGAACACCTGCTCAAGACGGAGGagccgctgccgccgccgccgccgacACCCCTTGTTTCCGGCCAGAAATCCAGTTTACAGTGTGAAATGGTGGCAGAGGCAGACGGCGGTGCAGTTCGGGGATCGAGGGCCggagcaaacagcagcacgCGGCGGTATCCTGTTGTCTTCCTCTGGTCAGTGCTCTAAAGGTTTCATGTGCATTGTTCCTGGTTCTGAGTAGGAGCTGAGGAAATCCCGCCACCACGCCACACACTCCACTCGGGAGATTGTGGGTGACACCGCTCTGAAATTTCCATAGCACCTACAGTTCAGGCTGTCTCGCTGCAGACGCCAACCTGAACCACTGGGCTGATTTGTCTTTATTATACTTTGCCCAGttatgatttgatttgacttaAAGTTTGGCTCAGGCAAGAGGATTGGCCCAAACCTCAGCTAGGAATATTGTTTGCTCCCATCTTTGTGTTCTCCTCTGAACCCTCTCCGAGGAGACGAGTGAAGACGCGTTTGCTGCGCTGAAGCTGTGTTCCATCGTCATCTGAGGTCTGCTGCAGCTTGGAAATGAAACCAACGGGGAAAAGTGTCCCTGTACCCTTTTTGACACCGCTGGAAGGAATCCACACTGCGGACCACACCCCTCCCCCAGATTCTTCTAGGAGACCTGTTTCATTTAAGTTTATGGCCACTTTACACAGGAAAGAAAGTTTCCATTTCCTCCTGCCATCCATTTTAGTCATATTagtgtgaaaacaaatgctgtgtTCTGTGCTGAGAAGGACCGCTCACTTCACTAGAGAAACATTGCCATCTTCAGGACCACGGAGCTCCTGCTTTCCTCTCTCACAGTCTACCTGACAAATCACACTCATGCACACCAGACAGCGaggacagagctgctctcactgtACGGCTGCTGTGTAGAAACGGCGTGAGGGTGAGTAAAGAGGAAAAGTGCTGCCTGCCAGCTCTGTATCGGTGGCTGAAGCAGCAGTGGTAAGTATGAAGTGTCAACACCATGTTTTCAATAACATGCAGAACACTGTTTTCAGCCAAAGTCATTACTGACGTTATTACAGATGTTACTTCCACCTTATTGGCATCAGTGCAGTTGTGTAAGCTAATGCGTCGTTTACTGCCCACAGTAACCCATTGCAGCTTTGATCAGCAGTTATAAAATCAGCAGACCAAACTGATGAGCAGTTGTctaaaacagcaaacattttaatgtcCAGATTTAAACCTTTTGGTTAAGACACTCCTGCAGAAGCTTTTGTTTGCATTCACTGCAATTTTGATGTGAAGGGTTGAGTTATAATTTGGTGAGTTTTTATAGTTTACgtttaaaaacactgcacatttagctgtttttgaagCCGTAGTGGAGATGTGAAATCGAATGGGGATTATTATCATTCACTTAAAGATTGATCGTGTCTCTGTTGGAGAAGGATGCAGGCAAAGTTAATGTGATGTGGTCTGTGAGAAAAGTGGCCTAATTGCTTGACGGCCatccaaacagcagcttcaaacCACTGCAGTCTCTCTTTACACTCACATTCATGCTTAAGGTTGTCAGTAAGCCATTAATGGTCATAGATAATGTTATTGATTGGTTGTGCTAAAAGAAACCTTTATTAGATTAAAGCGTTATTATCAGTTCGCAGCTGGTCAGCTGTGATTTAAAGGAATCATGATGACATAAGAAAATGACTTCTGCCGCAGAACTGTCTTTGCATCAGGAGATGTTCATGATTACAGGCCACAAATGATGCTAACCTCCAGTTAATGAATGGACACTATTAAGGCAAGGTAGAAAGGAGGTCCGGCCTGCAGCCTATGCCTCGATCACATGCCCCCAGTATAGCTCgtgaaaatgaaatcaatatTTTCAATCTGGCTGCCAGCACTTTACTGATACCAGTATGGCTTTTACTGTGCTCCCACTATATTATACATGCTATTTGTTACACTGTGTCAAATAATCACAACCAGCTAAATATTTACTCATCAGTATGAGCAGAAATACACACTTGGCAAAGTGTTTTGTTCAAAAATGAGATATTCACAATTTAAGGTAAATATGTACATAAAAAGAAACttttagtttttaattgtttttagtTCAACCGTCAGTTAATTTAGTCATCGACTTACAGGCTGACGTTTGGACAGCCTTTGTCTCCACACACAGtgttaagaaaaaaagaccATTTTTATTGACTTAATGCAAGGAATTGGGTTGTTACCTATACCATAAGATATCGTAACATTTTACAAATGTACAATCCTGATTTCAAAAAGGTTTGactgtgatcatttgctcattCTTTTTGACATACTCAActaaaaacagtgcaaagataatatatttaatgttgaacctcatcagcttcactgattaTTGTAAATACctgattattctgaatttgatgcagcaacacatttcaaacatgttggaacaggagcaactaaagactgggaaagatgttgaacgctccaaaaacacctgtctggaacattccacaggtaaacaggttgattggtaacaggtgatagtatcatgatcggggatgaaaggggcatcctggaaaggctcacaagcgaggatggagagaggtgcaccactttgtgaacacatgagtgtataaaggagattattACATGGACTCAAGAACACGTCAGAAatctgttgtcagtaaacacagtttgtttgtaaatgactgcattctgtttttatttgtttcacacaGAGTCTCCACTTGTTTGgaatctggtttgaagattggTGTGCAGCGTGGTATTGTATAATCACCCCAGTTCAACATGACATAATATTTGCTGTGATGAAGATTATCTGATTTACTGGTCAACACACAGTTTAGTTTATAAAAGCCACAAATTACAATTTCACACTTGATTTGCTCCCCATGCTGATTTCAGTGCAGTCCATCGCAGTATAAAGCACTCACTTGGATATCATGTCAAACAGCATTTGAATTCCTAATAACAGGTTGCACAGAAACTTGTACTGACAAGCATTTTCAAACACTGTCAAgatgaaaatacatttgtttgtgtctttcgCAGAGTTCTGCTGGACAGGTGCATCCGTTTGTTTCCAGGCTGCCCGTAAACACACCGTCAGCCGTCATCTATTGTAAGTAACCTGTTTGCTTTGATTAACACTACATGAACAATCTCAAATGATGGAAATTGTTGAACCCTGTTTTGACAAAGTGAAATAATTGCAAGCATGTGTTGGGCCTACTTTTAAGCCTAAGATTAAAACGAATGTAATATATACAGTCGAATCATTATGTTTATTCATGTCGCCGTGTCTAAATAATGTATCAATAAAAGATGTTGAAGATGTTGAAAGTTGTGAGTGTTTTGTGCAGAGAGATAGAAATTGTTCTGGTATGAGTTCATTTATTGCTGAGTTGGCTGAATTACACAAGAACAGACTTGAGGCACATGTCAGTTTATTGCAGCTGACTGTGCACTGTTACAAGGCTTAAAAATGAACTCGACGGGCTCAGGACAGGACATCTATGATTGGTTAAGCATATTTTCTAAACTATCAGTTCGCAATCTAGGAGCCAGAGTTGTGACAAAACAGTGCTTTACCCATAAATGCATCtcctgcaacaaaaacacaagatcaGATGCCATCAAACAGAGCTCAGTTCCTTATCAGTGGTGTTTGAGACATCACCAAAAGGACATCGAAATTATTTCAAGATATTTCTCAAACATATAGTTCCTTAAAATATCCACATTACTAAGTAAAATAATCCCCAACCAAAATCTAAGTTTAAAGCGTTGAATACTTTTCATAAAAGATTTATTATGGTACAAAATATTCAGTGGTCCTCAATCACAAAAGCAAACGGGTGGTGAATGCAACTCGTGAGTCAAAAGAGCTTTTGTGCATGACTGTCGTTATTGAAACAATACAAAGAGCCTTGCTTAGTATTGTGAAAGTGAGCTGAGGGGGAATAATTTGGTACTAATTGAGACAGCATTCTTTGAGTAGAAGCGTTCCTCTGCCACAAGAGGGCAGCGTAACAAAATACATGTCCATCACTGGAGTCTGGGCTGTCCTCAAGACTTGGAGGCGACTGAATAACGGGTGGTTGAAATCacataaactgttttttttttttttttttttttttttttgttactaaTGATAAGGTTCAAGTTGTAGGTAGGTTTGTAATGTGTCTTTGGCTGACATCACAGGAAAGTTAGTAAAGATACAATACAGTACCTTGTAAGGCAAActggtgaaaacacaaaaacctcaattacataaaaaaaaaaaaaagactccacAACCAACAGACTtccacataaaaacacaatataattCTAAGTTGCATTGCCATTAATTGGCCACTTGCAGGCACTGTAAAGGCTCGGCAACTGTTTCCTACCAGTCCAGTTGGGGCACTGTGTATCTACATACGAGGTCGACAACATGACAGTCAGGCAGAAATCCTTGCTATTCAGCGGAGCTCATCGGCTCCATCACCAGTTGCGATcaaaacattttggaaacataCAAAGAAGCAGGCTACTTCTTTCCTTAGCTGGCATCTTTGCTACAGTTTGAATGACGTGCAAGTGAGCTGTTAATAACAGGAACATCTCTCTGTGTGCACTTGCATAGAACAGCTCACAAATGATGAGCTCGGCGCGAGCACTTTCTCATCTGAAGATGCTGATTGAACAGGTGTATTATCATTGTTGACCCACAAAAGAAGAAAGGCAGTTGTAGTATTTAAAAGGTCAAAACTGAagatttgaagaaaaaaattaagCGTGCTCGCTTGCACTGAAAAGTGCAGGTGCAAACACTGTAAACAGGATAAAATGCCTTAAGATGTGATTAAAGTTAAAGACGAAGCATTGAAACCGTTTGAACTGTCATCTGaagtgaaaggagctgaagcGTCAGTAGAAGAGCTGAAGGCGGTTTAAATCAGATGAAGTGTTGTGGCAGAAAGCGCGTCAAATTTCAACATTTGTTCCCGCTCAGGAGCTGTCCAGGCACTGAAGGTGGTTAAACTGTCAGCTGAAGCATACGAGATAAAAGTTACACTGTTAACGAATGAAGGAAAGAAGTACTCGTCCTACaagtcagagagagagctgaagtTTGTGAGGAGTGTCAGTTGGTGGAAATGTCAGTGAAAGCAGTTGAAGACTAAAAATCAGCTGAAGTGTAAGACATGAAAGTAGTTGGAATGTCAAAAGATGCCTTTACTGACTGAGAGTAGGTGAAGTGTCATCTGAAATTAAAGCAGCTGAAATTTGAAAGTGGAAATGCTGCAGACAGTTGAAGTGTGTTAACTGTAAGCAGTAGAAGTATCAGCTTGTTTAGGACAGGAGGTGAAAGCAGGTGAAGTGAGTTGACGTGAAAGAGTTTAAAAGGGTTCCTCTGTGTGAAAtcagtgaaagcagctgaaggGTCGGTTTATGTGCCAGTGCAGATCACAGCTGACACCTGAACTTCCCACTGCCCTTGAACGCTCCACTGCTAGAAGCCAGTGCCACCAGCACAATCCACACAGTTCACTCCTGAAAAGCTCCCAAAAAGTTTAAAGCTTCAACTGCGATTCCAGAGAAAATACAAGATGTGAAAAGATGGAAGTTAAGTCCTTAAGTACAAAGATACAAGTATGAATGAGTATGGAGGActacaaaggaaaagaaagtgtTCAAATTTTGAAGTCTGTCCACTCATTTCTATGGGGATAGATGCTGAAAGACAGATATCCACAAGTCTGTAAGGAAGCACAGATGTCCTAAATGAGCTGGACGTTTTGAAGTTTGAACGGTGAGCACAGaatattaataataaagttATAAATACGAGAATATGAGTGCATCACCGAAAAATGTTAAAGTTTTTGCACGTTATACCTGGAAATGCTCGCACATGCCATACAATCTACAATAATCATGTTGGAGGAAGAGatacattttcttctgtttaacTACTGAAGCAGTTGCTGCTTTTTGGCTTTAAAGAGCAGATTACACATTGTGTCATAGAAGCAGGCAGCAATTAAGTGGAGGCTCAGTATCTCAACAGTCTGCCAGTTAAAGGTCAGAGGAAACGTCATGCAGCATAATCACAACTTTGCCCAAAGTGTGAGTCAGTGAGTACAGGTTTACAGATACAGGTAAAGGCTTCCAGAGAAATCAGGTAAAAGTATCTCTTCATGGATATGTGCTTCCATTAATGTCACCACGGAAAGGGATAGTTGACAGGATTTCGAGCTCAACTGCAGAGCTGAGTTTGTAAAAATGATGTGCAATGACAAGTTACTGCAAAGAGAGCGCTCTGTTGTCGTATTGGCAAAAAGAAAGATTGAACAAGTTATAGGTGCAAAGCTGCTAATGTTAAAATGTGCAGTATGTCGGAGATTATCTTCGGTTTGGATGCATGTACCTCTGATAAGAACAAGAATAGGGgataaaatattttgtagaACGCTAAAATTTTGGCTTTTTAGTTCAACATAATCATGTATTCACCGTTGCCCAGACTACTGTATGTTCTCAGACGTCTCAGGCAGTTCTTCTCCTCGGCCCGTGTTCCGTTCCTGCTGAAATTAAGGGTCACTTGGGTCCCCACTTTAAGCTGGAGTCCAAGGTCCAAGGTATGCAGGCCTATGGCAAGTTATGAGCATGCTGGTTCAAGATCGAAGGCCTTCCCTGGGTGTCGCTCCTACACAGCGCCGTTCTGTAGGCGGTCAGGGGCGAAGCAGCCGTTGGTCTTacagctgctttctgctctcTTGTCCCGGGTCAGCTTGTTCCTGGCCTTCCAGCGCTGAGCCAGTGGCTCCATGAACAgcgagagggaggagagcagatAGCAGAGCCCAGCCAGGTAGAAAGAACAGTCGTAAGTCTGAGTGTAGTCGTACAGGAAccctgcaaaacacaaacagtttgaaGAAGCATTGTGCAAAAATCGTTTTTTTCTTCAACAGTTCGGGGTACAATTCACTTCAACACCACCAGGACCTAGACCTGAtctggatcatattttatggagaaaatagTCTCTAGTTTTCCCTCTGTTGTCCTCTGGCTGCCCTGCCTCGACTCTCTGTGAGTTACAGAGTTtcctggtggacagacaggtggacagttCAGCTAGCGGTCCTATCAGCTGACTCATGACTGAATGCATAGAACGTTAGCAAAAATGAACCTGGACTCCAGAAGgttaacacagaaaaaaactatGAAGAAAAATAAGGCACCACTTTATATTGAGGCACTCTTCATCAATTGTAAGTTGTAGCTTATTACAACAAAGTGATAACAACTTTTGGTTTGTTGAAAAATCAATGGAGttgatgtttgtcattttctagcaattccttcatttttcatttttctagcTCTTTAGATGATGAGAAAAAGAACTGCAGAATGTCCGAAGCAAAAAGAATTTATGGACAgtgtattgatttatttttgaaaaaaaaacatctttattaATCGCTTATGAACATGTATAACTGCCAATTTGATGGAAATGGAAACCCCACTAGTATATTAAGCATCAGTAAATGATCTAACCATTAATTAACTATTAAGAAAGCCACAAGTCACAACAAACGTCTGTATAAAGTTTGTCCTGTCAGAGGGTTGGACCAAAAATGACATGGACATTGgttcataaaactgtttttgagGACACTAACATTTTTTCAAATATCATACAATTAatttcaccctttttttttaaacccatAATGGATATTTATCATGTAATATAAACTCTTtgtatttcacatttgacatATTCACATTACAGCATGGTGAGGGATCACATTTTGAACATTCGTGACCTCAGTGTAAACTATACTGCAGGTGACTCATaactt
This region of Chaetodon auriga isolate fChaAug3 chromosome 10, fChaAug3.hap1, whole genome shotgun sequence genomic DNA includes:
- the rbm15 gene encoding RNA-binding protein 15 — its product is MKGKERSPIKKRSRALDDIRDRGGCHPTSKKMGAISVSSGSNNGNSSTKSDGGSARRSLLGEKRDRDFDGHSRTGNNHSLSAAATSVGKNHNLSLTLDLASPRTASRGEQRVQPPGAESEYKTLKISDLGAQLSDEDIEDGLFHEFKKFGDVSVKISRSNDERIAFVNFRKPEDARAAKHARGRLVLYDRPLKIEAVYINRRRSRSPVERDLYGAAQSHRHLQRPLSPTGLGYRDYRLQQLALGRLPPPPPPPLPRELERDREFALFEARARPAFIAERAAFREEDFISPEDDQRANRTLFLGNLDITVTEADLRRAFDRFGVISEVDIKRPTRGQISTYGFLKFENLDMAHRAKLSMSGKVVGRNPIKIGYGKATPTTRLWVGGLGPWVPLAALAREFDRFGTIRTIDYRKGDTWAYIQYESLDAAQAACTHMRGFPLGGPERRLRVDFADTEHRYQQQFLQPLPIPPFDMVAESFVHRATPEPLRVRERTPPPLHFRERELFPGTEWPNPAIRDRVRASPFEPLEHLERERRAREPWSLERELQGREAVRKRRVMEDGRHIDHSPDSTERTVRRRRASPDASPGGSSRDGGRFSDSERPVRGERPSPTREHHSALERGGAERRLKNQSLSDKGPPSSSVLAVGERKRKAGDGGKGMNKRERSEGSAKGGQPSKPDGTKLGLAWHGMLLLKNSNFPANMHLLEGDHNVASDLLVDGTTGRQVSELKITQRLRLDQPKLDEVSRRIKVAGPGGYAILLAVPGATEDTSSTDPAASTQRPLRNLVSYLNQKQAAGVISLPVGGSRDKDNTGVLHAFPPCDFSQQFLDSSAKALAKSEEDYLVMIVVRGAS